The stretch of DNA CGATACTCGTTCCGTGCGGCGGGCGAGTACACGCCGCTCGCCGACGAACTGCGCAACATCGATCGCTACCTGACTCTCGAACGCGCCCGGTTCGGCGACGGTCTCACCGTGAAGCTCCAGGTGGCGCCGGAGGTGCTGGGCGTCGTCCTGCCCTTCCTGGCGTTGCAGCCACTCGTCGAGAACGCCGTCCGCCACGGGATGGCCGGCCGACGGATCGGCACCATCAGCATCGTCGCGCGCGACGCCGGACCGGACTGTCTGCTCAGCGTCGACGACGACGGGATCGGCATGGACCCGGAACTGCTGCGCTCCGGGGCGATCGACGCACTCGATCCGGCGGGGCCGGCCGAGTCGGACGGCGCCCATGTCGGATTGACGAATGTCGACCAACGTCTGCGCTCGGCATTCGGGAACGACTACGGTCTGGTAGTCGAGACCGCCGTCGGCGCGGGCACCAAGGTGAGCATGCGAATCCCGAAGTTCGCCGCCGGGGTGCGCGTCGACTCGCCCGCCGATGGAAGGGAGCCGCACCCGCGATGACCGGACTCACCGTCCTCGCCGTCGACGACGAGGCGCCCGCCCTCGACGAACTCGCGTTCCTGCTGAACCGCAACGATGCCGTCGCGACGGTGTCCACCGCATCCGATGCGACCTCGGCGCTGCGCGAACTCGGCGACCATCGGGTGGACGCCGCCTTCCTCGACATCTCGATGCCCGGGCTGTCCGGTATGGAACTGGCCGGTGTGCTGGCCAGATACGCCGATCCGCCGCCCGTGGTGTTCGTGACCGCGCACGAGGACCGCGCGGTCGAGGCGTTCGGCGTCGGTGCGATCGATTATCTGCTCAAGCCGCTCCGCGAGGAACAGCTGGCGCGCGCGATCGACCGGATCGTCGCGCATCGTTCGCCGCGCGGAGACGAGTCCGCCCCGGATGACGCTCCGTCGACGGACGCCGACGAGGTGATTCCGGTCGAATCCGGCGGAGTCACCTCGCTGATACGCCGGGACGCGATCTCCTGGGTGGAGGCCGTCGGCGACTACGCGCGCCTGCACGCCGACACCGGCTCGTATCTGGTGCGAGTGCCCCTGTCCACGCTCGAGGCACGGTGGCGGCCCGCCGGTTTCGCGCGCGTGCACCGCAGTTACCTGGTGAGTCTGTCGATGGTGGCCGGTCTGCGGTCGGCGGGTGCGTCGACCATGGTCCGAGTGCAGGCCAACGGGGTCTCGCCGGCCGTGGAGCTTCCGGTGAGCCGCCGCCAGGTCCGCGAGCTGAAGGACCGGTTGGTACGCGACCCGATGCGGACCATCCGCGGCACGGGCGGCTGACGTGCCCGACCGTCCGCAGCGCGAGCGGGTCGTCCTCTCGCAACGACGCGGCGCCCGCATGGTCCGCACGCGCGTGCAGGTGGCCCAGCAGAGCGGCGTCGGCGAGCACCTCGTCCGCGGACTGGTCCGCGCACAGCTCGGTCTCGCGCTGCGACTCGGCCTGGTCGTGGCCGCGATCTTCGTCGCCGTGCCCGTTCTCGGCGCGACCGTCGACCCGTTCGCCGACGCCACCGTGTTCGGTGTCCGACTCAACTGGATCGTCCTCGGCGCGCTCCCCTACCCGATCCTCTACCTCGCCGGGCGGCTGTACATCCGCTGGGCCGAACAGGCCGAACGCGACTTCGAGCGATTGACCGACGACGATCTCGAGTCCGGTTCTCCCGAGCGGAGCCGAAGGGCTCGATCAGCGGGGCGACGATGACCGCGCCGATCACGGTGCTGACGATCATCGCGGTTCTGGCGGCGGCGTTCGGCACCCTGGCCGCGGGTGCGTACGCGGGACGCGGGGCACGGTCGACGTCCGACTTCCTGGTGGCCTCCCGCAGCATCGGCCCCGGTTGGAACGCGGCCGCGATCGCGGGCGAGTACCTGTCGGCCGCGTCGTTCCTCGGTGTGGCCGGTCTGGTCGCCAAGTACGGCGCCGACGCGCTCTGGTATCCGATCGGGTTCACCGCCGGATACCTGGCGCTGTTGCTGTTCGTGTCGTCGCCCCTGCGTCGATCGGGCGCTTACACGGTGCCCGACTTCGCCGAGTTCCGTCTCGCCTCGACGCGGGCACGGAAGGTCGCGATGATCGTCGTCGTCGGCATCTGCGTGCTGTACCTGGTGCCGCAATTGCAGGGCGCCGGTCTGTCGTTGAACATCCTGCTCGGACTGCCGCCCTGGATCGGCGTCACCGCGATCGGACTGCTGGTGATCGGCAACGTCGTCGGCGGCGGCATGCGCTCGGTGACCTTCGCGCAGGCCGTGCAGTACTGGCTCAAGCTGACCGCGATCGCCGTCCCCGCACTCGCCCTGGCCGTGCTCTTCCTGCACGGCGACGACCGCCTCGGCGAACCGCTGCCGCCACGAGTCGAGACGGCCACCACGATCAGCGTGGAGCGGACCGTGTCGGTGACCGTCGACGATCCGATCGGGGTGCGCATCGACGGCGCCCCGGCGGCGCGGGGCACCGTCGTCGTGGAGCAGGGCTCCACGGTGCGGCTCGCGGCGGGCTCGGCGACCCCGGTCGTGTCCGACGCGCCGCAGACCGGAGCGCAGTGGGCGGCCTCCGGCGGCGGACTCGGCGGCGACCATCCGCTGTACCAGGTCCTCTCCCTGATGGTCGCGACCTTCCTCGGCGCGGTCGGTCTGCCCCACGTCCTGGTGCGCTTCTACACCAACCCCGACGGGCGAGCGGCTCGCCGCACCGCGTTGAACGTGATCGCGGCGCTGTCGGTGTTCTACCTGTTCCCGACGGTGCTCGGCGCGCTCGCGCGCATCTGGACACCACAGGTGCTGACCACCGGTAACACCGACGCCGCGGTGCTGCTGCTGCCGACCGCGGCGATCGGCGGCGGGTGGGGAGCCGTCCTCGGCTCGCTGGTGGCCGCGGGCGCGATCGCAGCGTTCCTGGCCACGTCATCGGGCCTGCTGGTGTCGATCGCGGGCGTCATGTCGACCGATCTGCTGCCCGCGGGGGTGCGGAGCTTCCGGATCAGTGCGCTGATCGGCGGACTCGTGCCCGTCGGCCTCGCGCTCGGCGCCGGCACCCTGGACCTGTCGCGCTCGGTCGGCCTGGTGTTCGCGGTGTCGGCGGCGACGTTGTGCCCGCTGCTGCTGCTCGGCATCTGGTGGCGCGGGCTCACCGCCGTCGGCGCGACGGCGGGTCTCGTCGTCGGCGGCATCACCTCGGCGACGGCCGTCGTCCTGGTGGTGAGCGGCGTGGTCGACGATGCCGCTGCGGCCGGCTGGCCTGCGGCGATCGTCGACTATCCGGCCGCGGTGACGGTGCCTTTGACGTTCGCGACGATGATCGCGGTCAGTCTCGCGACGCGGGCGTCCGTACCGTCCGGGGTGGCCGGGATCTTCGCCGCCATGCACGTGCCCGAACGGCTCGGGCTGGGCGTGGAACGAACCCCGTGAATCCACCGTGCCGTTCACCGTTCGTCGGCGCCGTTCGACCGTTCACCGCATACCCGATCAGCCTCGTCGCCCGAGTCACATCCGAGCACGCCATGTGACCCGAGTCTCGTTCACACTTCTCCTCATGCGAATCACCGTCGACTCACATGTGAAGGAGTGAGCAGTGTCCGAACAGGCACCCCCGCCCACCGAGCGGTTGCAACCGACACCCGAGGAGTTCCTCGCCGCGCAAGCGAGCCCCGAGTTCACACGACTGCGCCGCACACTCCTGCGGTTCATCGTCCCCATGTCCGCGTTCTTCCTGCTCTGGTACGCCGTCTACGTCGTGTTGGGTGCGTTCGCACACGACTTCATGGGCACCCGGGTGTGGGCGAACATCAACGTCGGTCTGATCCTCGGTCTGCTCCAGATCGTCACGACGTTCGTGATCACCGGCCTGTACGTGCGGTTCGCCGGCCGTGATCTCGACCCGAAGGCCGACGAGGTCCGGCAGAACTTCGTCGACGGCGTGTACACGGAGGGAACCCGATGAGCCTCGTGAACCTCGCGGCCGACACCGAATCGGTCGGCAACACCGCCGTCAACATCTCTATCTTCATCGCGTTCGTCGTGGTCACCATGGCCGTGGTGATTCGCGCCAGCCGGAAGAACTCGTCGGCCTCGGAGTTCTTCACCGCGGGCGGTGGCTTCTCCGGCCCCCAGAACGGCATCGCGATCGCGGGCGACTACCTGTCCGCAGCCAGCTTCCTCGGCATCGCCGGCGCCATCGCCATCTACGGCTACGACGGCTTCCTGTACTCGATCGGCTTCCTCGTCGCCTGGCTCGTCGCCCTGCTCGTGGTGGCCGAACTGCTGCGCAACACAGGCCGTTTCACGATGGCCGACGTGCTGAGCTTCCGACTGAAGGAGCGCCCGGTCCGCATGGCTGCGGCCCTGTCGACCCTCGTCGTATCACTGTTCTACCTGTTGGCGCAGATGGCGGGCGCCGGCGGTCTGGTCTCGCTGCTGCTCAACATCCACTCCAAATCCGGCCAGAACATCGTCATCGCCATCGTCGGCGTGCTGATGATCGCCTATGTCCTCATCGGCGGCATGAAGGGCACCACCTGGGTGCAGATCATCAAGGCGTGCCTGCTCATCGCGGGCGCCGTCGTGATGACGGCGATCGTGCTGGTCAAGTTCGGCT from Gordonia humi encodes:
- a CDS encoding LytR/AlgR family response regulator transcription factor, producing MTGLTVLAVDDEAPALDELAFLLNRNDAVATVSTASDATSALRELGDHRVDAAFLDISMPGLSGMELAGVLARYADPPPVVFVTAHEDRAVEAFGVGAIDYLLKPLREEQLARAIDRIVAHRSPRGDESAPDDAPSTDADEVIPVESGGVTSLIRRDAISWVEAVGDYARLHADTGSYLVRVPLSTLEARWRPAGFARVHRSYLVSLSMVAGLRSAGASTMVRVQANGVSPAVELPVSRRQVRELKDRLVRDPMRTIRGTGG
- a CDS encoding cation acetate symporter; the protein is MTAPITVLTIIAVLAAAFGTLAAGAYAGRGARSTSDFLVASRSIGPGWNAAAIAGEYLSAASFLGVAGLVAKYGADALWYPIGFTAGYLALLLFVSSPLRRSGAYTVPDFAEFRLASTRARKVAMIVVVGICVLYLVPQLQGAGLSLNILLGLPPWIGVTAIGLLVIGNVVGGGMRSVTFAQAVQYWLKLTAIAVPALALAVLFLHGDDRLGEPLPPRVETATTISVERTVSVTVDDPIGVRIDGAPAARGTVVVEQGSTVRLAAGSATPVVSDAPQTGAQWAASGGGLGGDHPLYQVLSLMVATFLGAVGLPHVLVRFYTNPDGRAARRTALNVIAALSVFYLFPTVLGALARIWTPQVLTTGNTDAAVLLLPTAAIGGGWGAVLGSLVAAGAIAAFLATSSGLLVSIAGVMSTDLLPAGVRSFRISALIGGLVPVGLALGAGTLDLSRSVGLVFAVSAATLCPLLLLGIWWRGLTAVGATAGLVVGGITSATAVVLVVSGVVDDAAAAGWPAAIVDYPAAVTVPLTFATMIAVSLATRASVPSGVAGIFAAMHVPERLGLGVERTP
- a CDS encoding DUF485 domain-containing protein gives rise to the protein MSEQAPPPTERLQPTPEEFLAAQASPEFTRLRRTLLRFIVPMSAFFLLWYAVYVVLGAFAHDFMGTRVWANINVGLILGLLQIVTTFVITGLYVRFAGRDLDPKADEVRQNFVDGVYTEGTR